One region of Streptomyces davaonensis JCM 4913 genomic DNA includes:
- a CDS encoding TetR/AcrR family transcriptional regulator — protein MPPRQRLTPADRRAQLLAVGARLFAAHPYADVLMEDVAAQAGVSRALLYRHFPSKHALFAAVYQHAADQLLARTRFDPADSLVEQLIQGMDVHLDYFVANRNAVLAANRVLAGDPVIQTIMTNELDALRARLLAVLPLADESAREAVSGVLRSWLVFVQVLCVDWLTHETCTRVELRDVCIGAVLGALRPLLAEDPAPEWPL, from the coding sequence GTGCCTCCCCGCCAGCGACTCACCCCCGCAGACCGCCGTGCCCAACTCCTCGCAGTCGGCGCACGGCTCTTCGCCGCGCACCCGTACGCTGACGTGCTCATGGAGGACGTCGCCGCACAGGCCGGTGTCTCCCGGGCTCTGCTCTACCGTCACTTCCCCAGCAAGCACGCCCTCTTCGCGGCCGTCTACCAGCATGCGGCGGACCAGTTGCTCGCCCGGACACGGTTCGACCCTGCCGACTCCCTGGTGGAGCAGCTCATCCAGGGCATGGACGTCCATCTCGACTACTTCGTGGCGAACCGCAACGCCGTCCTCGCCGCCAACCGGGTCCTCGCGGGAGACCCGGTGATCCAGACGATCATGACCAACGAGTTGGACGCGCTCCGTGCACGGCTGCTGGCCGTACTGCCCCTCGCGGACGAGAGCGCCCGTGAGGCCGTGTCCGGCGTACTGAGGAGCTGGCTCGTCTTCGTCCAGGTCCTGTGCGTCGACTGGCTCACCCACGAGACCTGTACCCGCGTCGAGTTGCGCGACGTCTGCATCGGCGCGGTCCTGGGGGCCCTGCGGCCCCTGCTCGCCGAGGACCCAGCCCCCGAGTGGCCACTGTAG
- a CDS encoding radical SAM protein, whose translation MNHGDQRFHVIVLSNFAKGFDKYAFAYGKAGIPESTFPDRFHLLTGAELGIGIGKARRLLDRLAIPGDRLLVLETTVDPDQLVPNVSTGLGMELHKARIRLSAVHELDHVGDEFTLRPTTVEDAMAASLRLHGSAQRRYDDTRPRSVSVLPVASACQARCSFCFSAASISSDQAPARVPWDAVAHWLERARAAGAERAVITGGGEPTLIPFDQQLRLVSACSAAFPKVVLITNAHTLAKGEHADRAGRLAALSAAGLSVLAVSRHHHDDTVSERLMSLRTPVSSVIDTWRLERDRWPGLRLRLICVLQHGGVADAAGVADYLSWAAALGVEEVCFKELYVSTSTESLYFDRAANVWSREHQVSLSVVTRFAEQHGLELESRLPWGAPVYHGSWDGRPMRIAAYTEPSLLWERTNGIARSWNVMADGRCYASLEDRASEIVPEGATA comes from the coding sequence ATGAACCATGGCGACCAGCGCTTCCACGTCATCGTGCTGTCGAACTTCGCGAAGGGCTTCGACAAGTACGCCTTCGCTTACGGTAAGGCGGGGATTCCGGAGAGTACCTTTCCCGACCGGTTCCACCTGCTGACCGGTGCGGAATTGGGAATCGGCATCGGCAAGGCCCGACGCTTGCTCGACCGTCTGGCCATACCCGGCGACCGGCTGCTGGTGCTGGAAACCACAGTGGACCCCGACCAGCTGGTACCCAACGTGTCGACCGGCCTCGGCATGGAACTGCACAAGGCGCGCATCCGGTTGTCAGCAGTCCACGAACTCGACCACGTGGGCGACGAGTTCACGCTACGCCCGACAACCGTCGAGGACGCGATGGCGGCCTCCCTGCGCCTGCACGGATCGGCACAGCGCCGCTACGACGACACGCGACCGCGCTCGGTTTCTGTTCTGCCGGTCGCCTCCGCCTGCCAAGCTCGGTGTTCGTTCTGCTTCTCCGCGGCTTCGATCTCCAGCGACCAAGCGCCGGCACGGGTTCCGTGGGACGCGGTCGCCCACTGGCTGGAGCGCGCCCGTGCGGCGGGTGCCGAACGGGCAGTGATCACGGGCGGCGGGGAGCCCACGCTCATACCGTTCGACCAGCAACTGCGCCTGGTGTCCGCCTGCTCGGCGGCGTTCCCGAAGGTCGTCCTGATCACCAACGCGCACACCCTGGCGAAGGGCGAGCACGCTGACCGGGCCGGCCGGCTGGCAGCCCTGAGCGCCGCGGGCCTGAGCGTGCTGGCGGTCTCCCGGCACCATCACGACGACACCGTCAGCGAGCGGCTGATGTCGCTGCGCACGCCGGTGAGTTCTGTGATCGACACCTGGCGCCTGGAACGTGACCGCTGGCCGGGGCTACGGCTGCGGCTGATCTGCGTGCTCCAGCACGGCGGTGTGGCCGACGCGGCCGGCGTCGCCGACTACCTTTCGTGGGCCGCGGCTCTCGGTGTCGAGGAAGTCTGCTTCAAAGAGCTCTACGTCTCCACCAGCACCGAGTCGCTCTACTTCGACCGCGCCGCCAACGTCTGGAGCCGGGAGCACCAGGTTTCGCTGTCCGTCGTCACCCGGTTCGCCGAGCAGCATGGCCTCGAACTGGAGAGCCGCCTGCCCTGGGGCGCGCCGGTCTACCACGGCAGCTGGGACGGACGGCCGATGCGGATCGCCGCTTACACCGAGCCCAGCCTGCTGTGGGAACGCACCAACGGGATCGCACGCAGCTGGAACGTCATGGCCGACGGACGCTGTTACGCCTCCTTGGAAGACCGGGCCAGCGAGATCGTGCCGGAAGGTGCCACGGCATGA
- a CDS encoding RICIN domain-containing protein, which translates to MTRAEGNSSDSGAVNSEYAGTADDRLTELLRTGSATAYPALRELRARHRPSVLAYARLCTAGEAVARQLTAHAFTAAARETARGTEPVTPLRHQLLLLVGRIAAEWADDERAVGLDAGLLQALSTNAPAPTLLRAFHSLPLRVQGLVWYGLVEREPEERVALLLGMSGPDVKWGLERALVELSGAALRTRLADSLDPDCAGFRRLIEESVRPDSPRHSHDLSRHMAQCTHCTMAYEEQCTLRDTRRTALAEGLLPWSGAAYMSGLRRDEDTRGGSATGPGAGAHAAGRRRGAVHASPGGTSLTARDGSGHAAARDAWGSVAETARAWPPSRRFALASAALGVAIAPLLLFLLSLGDPAAENVASHTTPTPPPAPAVTPTVTVTPSPSKTRTSPSPKPTPTPSRTSARPQPSATPKPPPSPTTHAPNGTYAEVVNNETGLCLDVQGGRFAKGNDVITTTCSGSERQLWRYDAERQVLQSYAEDQAFCLDSRGEVDRGVGIWTCESLQSDHGQNLMFSVDTNGVIHPYIASGNAVTDRFGSLGLEWGDGSARQRWHAGRTT; encoded by the coding sequence ATGACGCGGGCCGAGGGCAACAGCAGCGATTCCGGAGCCGTGAACAGCGAGTACGCGGGCACTGCTGACGACCGGCTGACCGAACTGCTGCGCACGGGCAGCGCCACCGCCTACCCGGCCCTGCGTGAACTGCGCGCCCGCCACCGCCCGTCGGTCCTCGCCTACGCCCGTCTGTGCACCGCCGGCGAAGCAGTCGCCCGCCAGCTCACCGCGCACGCGTTCACCGCGGCGGCCCGCGAGACCGCCCGCGGCACCGAACCGGTCACACCCCTACGCCATCAACTGCTGCTCCTGGTAGGCCGGATCGCCGCCGAGTGGGCCGACGACGAACGAGCCGTCGGACTCGACGCGGGCCTGCTCCAGGCCCTGAGCACCAACGCTCCCGCGCCCACGCTGCTCCGCGCGTTCCACTCACTGCCGCTCCGCGTCCAGGGGTTGGTCTGGTACGGCCTCGTCGAGCGGGAACCCGAGGAGCGGGTTGCGCTGCTCCTGGGCATGAGCGGCCCCGACGTCAAGTGGGGTCTGGAGCGCGCCCTGGTGGAGCTCTCCGGAGCCGCCCTGCGCACCCGGCTCGCTGACTCCCTCGACCCCGACTGCGCGGGCTTCCGCCGGCTGATCGAGGAGTCCGTACGCCCGGACTCGCCCCGGCACAGCCACGACCTCTCCAGACACATGGCACAGTGCACGCACTGCACGATGGCCTACGAGGAGCAGTGCACCCTGCGTGACACCCGGCGCACGGCCCTGGCCGAGGGGCTGCTGCCGTGGTCGGGGGCGGCTTACATGAGCGGGTTGCGGAGGGATGAGGACACGCGCGGGGGCTCGGCCACGGGGCCAGGGGCCGGGGCGCACGCGGCGGGCCGACGGCGCGGTGCTGTGCATGCGAGCCCTGGGGGCACCTCCCTGACGGCACGGGACGGCTCAGGGCACGCTGCCGCTCGCGACGCCTGGGGGTCGGTGGCCGAGACCGCTCGGGCCTGGCCTCCCTCGCGGCGGTTCGCCCTGGCCTCGGCCGCGCTCGGGGTGGCGATTGCGCCACTCCTGCTGTTCCTGCTCTCCCTCGGTGATCCGGCCGCGGAGAACGTCGCCTCGCACACCACGCCCACTCCGCCGCCTGCACCCGCGGTGACCCCGACCGTGACAGTGACGCCCTCCCCCTCGAAGACCCGCACCTCACCGTCCCCGAAGCCGACCCCGACCCCGTCGCGCACCTCCGCGCGCCCGCAGCCCTCCGCCACGCCGAAGCCGCCCCCGTCTCCGACGACACACGCGCCGAACGGAACGTACGCCGAAGTGGTCAACAACGAGACGGGGCTGTGCCTGGACGTGCAGGGCGGCAGGTTCGCCAAGGGCAACGACGTGATCACGACCACGTGTTCCGGCTCCGAAAGGCAGTTGTGGCGGTACGACGCCGAGCGCCAAGTCCTCCAGTCGTACGCCGAGGACCAGGCGTTCTGCCTGGACAGCCGTGGTGAGGTCGATCGGGGCGTGGGCATCTGGACGTGTGAATCGCTCCAGAGCGACCACGGCCAGAACCTGATGTTCTCGGTGGACACCAATGGCGTGATCCACCCGTACATCGCCTCCGGCAATGCGGTCACCGACCGGTTCGGGAGCCTGGGGCTCGAATGGGGAGACGGATCCGCGCGACAGCGGTGGCACGCCGGACGGACCACCTGA
- a CDS encoding LysR substrate-binding domain-containing protein produces MLGGGLDRDLVGDVQRYEPYVGSVGAKLLTTRQVRLTTAGQVLLDQARIAVDAVHAAARRARRAGQPTPQLVVAVKPGGDAGLLREILAAYQGTGSHLPPPEVVVGGSGEPIAMLRDGRADVALLRSPFDGQGLDSQTLVVEPRLAVLPAGHRLAGRRRLRLTDLKGEPIPRWKGAAPSTTAYYTGCDGAEAGDGHTGLTPADTPEGPLVASVEQLLEVVALGQAVAFLSLSTTKRHQRPDIAYRPVTGLSPSAVMVAWPETSRSAAVAAFVQAAHDVAADQPDHMTALAF; encoded by the coding sequence GTGCTTGGCGGCGGCCTGGACCGAGATCTCGTCGGTGACGTCCAGCGGTACGAACCGTACGTCGGCTCCGTCGGCGCGAAGCTCCTCACCACCCGGCAGGTGAGGCTGACCACCGCCGGTCAGGTGCTGCTCGACCAGGCCCGGATCGCGGTCGACGCGGTGCACGCGGCGGCCCGGCGTGCACGCCGGGCCGGTCAGCCGACACCCCAGCTCGTCGTGGCGGTCAAGCCGGGAGGCGATGCCGGGCTGCTGCGGGAGATCCTCGCCGCCTACCAGGGAACAGGTTCGCATCTGCCGCCGCCCGAAGTCGTCGTCGGCGGCAGCGGAGAACCGATCGCCATGCTGCGGGACGGGCGTGCCGATGTAGCGCTGCTGCGCAGCCCGTTCGACGGTCAAGGGCTGGATTCCCAGACGCTCGTGGTCGAGCCGCGACTGGCCGTCCTCCCCGCCGGGCACCGCCTGGCCGGACGTCGGCGACTGCGGCTGACCGACCTCAAGGGCGAACCGATCCCGCGCTGGAAGGGGGCCGCCCCCTCCACCACCGCCTACTACACAGGATGCGACGGAGCGGAAGCAGGCGATGGCCACACAGGCTTGACGCCAGCAGACACTCCTGAGGGGCCACTCGTGGCCAGCGTCGAGCAACTCCTGGAGGTGGTCGCGCTGGGCCAGGCGGTGGCGTTCCTGTCACTCTCCACCACCAAGCGGCACCAGCGCCCGGACATCGCATACCGGCCGGTCACCGGCCTCAGCCCCAGCGCGGTCATGGTCGCCTGGCCGGAGACCTCGCGATCCGCAGCCGTGGCCGCCTTCGTCCAAGCCGCCCACGACGTCGCCGCCGACCAGCCTGACCACATGACCGCACTGGCCTTCTGA
- a CDS encoding class I SAM-dependent methyltransferase codes for MKALEDLAVYDDADFYDQEFAARTHDIPFFLAQAVQAGGPILEVACGTGRITLPIARTGAEITGLDIMPSMLARARQRAEHEELPIEWLEQDCRDIRSDRRFALVFSATNAMQHLHDLDSVVAFLTSARNVLRPGGTLILDVFNPDMAKLCRLPESPHHHKSVVDKDGARLDVQATTHYDAAAQVLRFTLDYLRDGVCVRTKKVSMRCFFPEELLALCRLAGLDVAQRYGDYDRSPFTSTSPKQLLLCRSRPASGQFGDPPSAPDMHPS; via the coding sequence ATGAAAGCACTGGAGGACCTGGCCGTATACGACGACGCGGACTTCTACGACCAGGAGTTCGCCGCGCGCACCCACGACATCCCGTTCTTCCTCGCTCAAGCGGTCCAGGCGGGCGGTCCGATCCTGGAGGTGGCCTGCGGAACCGGACGCATCACCCTGCCGATCGCACGCACGGGTGCCGAGATCACAGGGCTCGACATCATGCCCTCGATGCTGGCCCGTGCCCGTCAAAGGGCCGAACACGAGGAACTGCCGATCGAGTGGCTGGAACAGGACTGCCGAGACATCCGCTCCGACAGGCGCTTCGCTCTGGTGTTCTCGGCGACCAACGCGATGCAGCACCTGCACGACCTGGATTCCGTCGTCGCGTTCCTCACCTCGGCGCGCAACGTGCTGCGACCAGGCGGGACCCTGATCCTGGACGTGTTCAACCCCGACATGGCCAAGCTGTGCCGACTCCCCGAGTCGCCCCACCACCACAAGTCGGTCGTGGACAAGGACGGGGCCAGGCTCGACGTACAAGCGACGACCCACTACGACGCCGCCGCCCAAGTGCTGCGCTTCACGCTGGACTACCTGCGCGACGGCGTGTGCGTGCGCACGAAGAAGGTCAGCATGCGCTGCTTCTTTCCCGAGGAACTCCTGGCACTGTGCCGCCTGGCCGGTCTCGACGTCGCGCAGCGCTACGGGGACTACGACCGATCCCCGTTCACGAGCACCTCGCCGAAGCAGCTCCTGCTCTGCCGCTCCCGACCCGCCAGCGGCCAGTTCGGCGACCCGCCGTCGGCACCAGACATGCATCCGAGCTGA
- a CDS encoding fibronectin type III domain-containing protein, whose protein sequence is MRAYELTAGTPGDTQAPTVPDGLRSTGTTASSVSLAWNASSDDTGVTGYDVYRDGTKVSTVTGTSTTVSGLSASTSYSFTVRARDAAGNVSAASNTLPVTTSADSGGTDTQAPSAPSGLYSPSKTSSSVSLAWNASSDNVGVTGYDVYRGTTKVSTVTGTSATVSGLSASTAYSFTVKARDAAGNVSASSNSVSVTTDAAGGGTCPTAWSSTQSYVPGDVVSYAGHKYTATYYSTGAVPNDPTSWAVWRDDGAC, encoded by the coding sequence ATGCGCGCGTACGAGCTCACCGCCGGCACCCCGGGCGACACCCAGGCGCCCACGGTCCCCGACGGTCTGCGCTCGACCGGCACCACCGCCTCCAGCGTCTCCCTGGCCTGGAACGCTTCCTCCGACGACACCGGCGTCACCGGCTACGACGTCTACCGCGACGGCACCAAGGTCAGCACGGTGACCGGGACCAGCACCACGGTGAGCGGCCTGTCCGCGAGCACGAGCTACTCCTTCACAGTCAGGGCCCGTGACGCCGCCGGCAACGTCTCCGCCGCCTCCAACACCCTGCCGGTGACGACCAGCGCCGACAGCGGCGGGACTGACACGCAGGCGCCCAGCGCGCCAAGTGGCCTGTACTCGCCGAGCAAGACGTCCTCCAGTGTGTCCCTGGCCTGGAACGCCTCATCGGACAACGTCGGTGTCACCGGCTACGACGTGTACCGCGGTACCACCAAGGTCAGCACGGTGACCGGGACGAGTGCGACGGTGAGCGGGCTGTCGGCGAGCACGGCCTACTCCTTCACGGTGAAGGCCCGTGACGCGGCAGGCAATGTGTCCGCCTCCTCCAACAGCGTGTCGGTGACGACCGACGCCGCCGGCGGGGGGACCTGCCCCACGGCGTGGTCCTCCACCCAGTCGTACGTGCCGGGTGACGTGGTCTCGTACGCGGGCCACAAGTACACCGCCACCTACTACTCCACCGGCGCGGTCCCGAACGACCCGACGTCCTGGGCCGTCTGGCGCGACGACGGCGCCTGCTGA
- a CDS encoding chitosanase, which produces MLAGRPTSVSSVEGTGFEGGKAVDGSTSTRWASVEGVDPQWLRVDMGSTKTVGRVVLKWEAAYAKSYRVEVSDDGSTWRQVYSTTTGDGGTDDLAVSGSGRYLRVYGTQRATAYGYSLYEVEAYGTGSTTPPPSDTANLDDPAKKEIAMKLVSSFENSSLDWRAQFAYIEDIGDGRGYTAGIIGFCSGTGDMLDLVERYTQKKPSNPLAPYLPALREVNGTDSHAGLGTSFENAWRTAAQDSVFTKTQEEERDRVYFNPAVGQAKTDGLKALGQFAYYDAAVMHGEEGFRAIRSRAVSRVKPPSQGGNEVTFLHAFLDEREEEMRKEEAHSDTTRVSTAQRRFLNEGNLHLNIPLYWSVYGESFSITS; this is translated from the coding sequence CTGCTCGCCGGGCGGCCGACATCGGTCTCCTCGGTCGAGGGCACAGGCTTTGAGGGCGGCAAGGCCGTCGACGGCTCGACCAGCACCCGCTGGGCCAGCGTCGAAGGGGTCGACCCGCAGTGGCTCCGCGTCGACATGGGCAGTACGAAAACCGTCGGCCGGGTCGTGCTCAAGTGGGAGGCCGCTTACGCCAAGTCCTACCGCGTCGAGGTGTCCGACGACGGCTCGACCTGGCGTCAGGTGTACAGCACCACGACCGGTGACGGTGGCACGGACGACCTCGCCGTCAGCGGCTCCGGCCGCTACCTGCGCGTCTACGGCACCCAGCGCGCAACCGCGTACGGCTACTCCCTCTACGAGGTCGAGGCGTACGGCACCGGCTCGACGACGCCACCGCCGTCCGACACCGCGAACCTCGACGACCCGGCCAAGAAGGAGATCGCCATGAAACTGGTGTCCTCCTTCGAGAACTCCTCCCTGGACTGGCGCGCGCAGTTCGCCTACATCGAGGACATCGGTGACGGCCGCGGCTACACCGCCGGGATCATCGGCTTCTGCTCGGGTACGGGCGACATGCTGGACCTCGTCGAGCGCTACACCCAGAAGAAGCCCAGCAACCCGCTGGCGCCCTATCTGCCGGCCCTGCGCGAGGTCAACGGCACCGATTCGCATGCCGGGTTGGGCACGTCCTTCGAGAACGCCTGGCGCACCGCCGCCCAGGACTCCGTCTTCACCAAGACGCAGGAGGAGGAGCGTGACCGGGTGTACTTCAACCCGGCCGTCGGCCAGGCCAAGACGGACGGCCTGAAGGCGCTCGGCCAGTTCGCCTATTACGACGCCGCGGTCATGCACGGCGAGGAGGGCTTCCGTGCGATCCGCTCGCGGGCCGTCTCCCGGGTGAAGCCGCCGTCGCAGGGCGGCAACGAGGTCACGTTCCTGCACGCCTTCCTCGACGAGCGCGAGGAGGAGATGCGCAAGGAGGAGGCGCACAGCGACACCACACGGGTCAGCACCGCGCAGCGCAGGTTCCTCAACGAGGGCAACCTCCACCTCAACATCCCGCTGTACTGGAGCGTCTACGGGGAGTCCTTCTCCATCACCTCCTGA
- a CDS encoding HIT family protein, with protein MTGLCGMDCVFCHLIHEGTARWMARETEACAFTPLNPLAPGHTLVVPTRHYTGVFDTPPDVLTASMTLVQRVATAMRTALDASGVNILCASGPGSEQSVPHLHFHVVPRWVDDGISTWPTGISRRRHPGDPGTQLSDALNRGHHHRS; from the coding sequence GTGACAGGGTTGTGTGGCATGGACTGCGTCTTCTGTCACCTCATCCACGAAGGCACCGCACGCTGGATGGCCCGCGAGACCGAGGCTTGTGCTTTCACCCCGCTCAACCCACTTGCGCCGGGGCACACACTGGTGGTCCCCACCCGCCACTACACGGGTGTGTTCGACACCCCGCCCGATGTGCTGACCGCATCGATGACGCTGGTCCAGCGCGTGGCGACAGCCATGCGAACCGCCTTGGACGCCTCAGGAGTCAACATCCTGTGCGCCAGCGGCCCCGGATCGGAACAGTCCGTACCCCACCTGCACTTCCATGTCGTCCCGCGATGGGTGGACGACGGGATCTCCACCTGGCCGACCGGGATATCCCGGCGCCGCCACCCCGGCGATCCAGGCACGCAGCTGTCCGACGCACTCAACCGTGGCCACCACCACAGAAGTTGA
- a CDS encoding tautomerase family protein has translation MTIITVNTPTGRLSQEQRRKLAETLTDAVLVPEVGQFAPAARVGFQVHFVEREPDMMAIGGRLLADIGPNADVMVIDVAVMDGDWRQEVRTAVIERVLSAMADACGLPQPSSTWWVNFRVIDEGSWGSSGGVLSVLSLLDSGVFTEEKVKAIRSALGA, from the coding sequence GTGACGATCATCACCGTGAACACCCCGACGGGGCGCCTGAGCCAGGAGCAGCGCCGAAAGCTGGCCGAAACGCTGACGGACGCGGTCCTCGTGCCCGAGGTGGGGCAGTTCGCCCCGGCCGCGCGGGTCGGATTCCAGGTGCACTTCGTCGAGCGCGAGCCCGACATGATGGCCATCGGCGGCCGACTCCTTGCGGACATCGGCCCGAACGCCGACGTCATGGTGATCGACGTGGCGGTGATGGACGGAGACTGGCGGCAGGAGGTCAGGACCGCCGTCATCGAGCGCGTCCTGTCCGCAATGGCCGACGCCTGCGGCCTGCCGCAGCCCTCGTCGACCTGGTGGGTCAACTTCCGTGTCATTGACGAGGGCAGCTGGGGCTCCAGCGGCGGCGTCCTGTCCGTCCTCTCACTCCTCGACAGCGGCGTGTTCACCGAGGAGAAGGTCAAGGCGATCCGCTCCGCACTCGGCGCGTGA
- a CDS encoding SDR family NAD(P)-dependent oxidoreductase, with protein sequence MLPLLRRSAAARIVNMSSELGSLTHLADPGSPWSAYSSILLPYCTSKSALNAITVLHANEMRAEGILVNAVSPGYCATDLNRHTGIRTAAEGAAAAVHLATVGEDGPTGAFLAEDGPIPW encoded by the coding sequence ATGCTCCCCCTGCTACGCCGCTCCGCCGCCGCACGCATCGTCAACATGTCCAGCGAACTCGGCTCCCTCACCCACCTTGCCGACCCGGGCAGCCCGTGGTCCGCCTACTCCTCGATCCTCCTCCCTTACTGCACCTCGAAGAGCGCGCTCAACGCGATCACCGTGCTCCACGCCAATGAAATGCGCGCTGAAGGGATCCTGGTCAACGCGGTGAGTCCCGGCTACTGCGCGACCGACCTCAACCGCCACACCGGGATACGCACGGCGGCGGAGGGCGCGGCTGCCGCGGTTCACCTCGCGACTGTGGGCGAGGACGGCCCGACGGGCGCTTTTTTGGCCGAGGACGGGCCGATTCCCTGGTGA
- a CDS encoding DUF4345 domain-containing protein, protein MARALRLLTQLMGWSCVLIGLFHVALGNAAIPGAGSAGTTVDSWGRFMGACFAGYGLAWLWAAQQRPIPSRSVRWLAGVFLLGGVGRLLSLALHGWPQWFQIALTVIELTLPPVFFWLADAEERAPRGDVEAVHAGR, encoded by the coding sequence ATGGCCAGGGCTCTGCGCTTACTCACCCAGCTCATGGGGTGGTCCTGCGTGCTGATCGGCCTGTTCCACGTGGCCCTCGGCAACGCGGCGATCCCCGGCGCCGGTTCCGCCGGCACAACGGTCGACAGCTGGGGCCGGTTCATGGGGGCCTGCTTCGCCGGCTACGGGCTGGCCTGGCTCTGGGCCGCGCAACAGCGTCCGATCCCATCCCGGAGCGTACGGTGGCTCGCCGGCGTGTTCCTGCTGGGCGGCGTGGGCCGGCTGCTCTCACTCGCACTGCACGGATGGCCGCAGTGGTTCCAGATCGCGCTGACGGTGATCGAACTCACCCTGCCGCCGGTGTTCTTCTGGCTGGCCGACGCGGAGGAGCGGGCGCCGCGCGGTGACGTGGAGGCCGTGCACGCCGGGCGATGA
- a CDS encoding aminotransferase class I/II-fold pyridoxal phosphate-dependent enzyme — protein sequence MRFDEFQALRQRQLSASSPLLDAAETNVYRALAAMRPESPADMTTVHRCDLARAWLRRFELPQEWSGRAMVCRGVRHGLGVVFHWLRAVQARLWLPSDVYPVYFELARAAGLAPESYSTLPAPVLPRSPADHRPEYLLLANPSKPLGRHLSDAECAAVMSWLRESPRRHLLIDSVYDLGAPFAAGTRRLLETGRAVLLHSVTKGWLWPRTFGVVLLGPAQAELAEAFRADPPTPAQLRLADRLLSEHSDMPRQVVDELAARAERLFERLPDDVLAAIPTASRTCPGNYFFPVDIPAQTLQREYGVLAMPVSVFGENSWSGSILTSLADAFGPTPTAAR from the coding sequence ATGAGGTTCGACGAGTTCCAGGCACTGCGGCAGCGGCAACTCAGCGCTTCCTCCCCGCTTTTGGACGCCGCCGAGACCAACGTGTACCGGGCGCTGGCTGCGATGCGGCCGGAATCGCCGGCCGACATGACAACAGTGCACCGTTGCGATCTCGCCCGTGCCTGGCTGCGGCGCTTCGAACTGCCGCAAGAGTGGTCCGGCCGCGCCATGGTCTGCCGAGGGGTTCGGCACGGGCTCGGCGTGGTGTTCCACTGGCTGCGCGCCGTCCAAGCACGGTTGTGGCTGCCCAGCGACGTGTACCCGGTCTACTTCGAACTGGCCCGCGCTGCCGGCCTGGCGCCCGAGTCCTACTCGACGCTGCCGGCGCCGGTACTGCCGAGGTCGCCGGCGGACCACCGGCCCGAGTACCTGCTGCTCGCCAACCCCAGCAAGCCCCTCGGCCGACACCTGTCCGATGCCGAGTGCGCCGCGGTGATGTCGTGGTTGCGGGAATCACCACGCCGCCACCTGCTGATAGACAGCGTCTACGATCTGGGGGCCCCGTTCGCTGCCGGCACACGGCGATTGCTGGAGACCGGTCGCGCGGTCCTGCTGCATTCGGTGACCAAGGGATGGCTGTGGCCACGCACGTTCGGCGTGGTCCTGCTGGGACCGGCGCAAGCCGAACTGGCCGAGGCGTTCCGGGCGGATCCGCCGACGCCGGCACAGCTGAGGCTCGCCGACCGTCTGCTGTCCGAGCACAGCGACATGCCCCGGCAGGTCGTCGACGAACTGGCCGCACGGGCTGAGCGGCTGTTCGAACGGTTGCCGGACGACGTACTCGCGGCGATTCCCACCGCGAGCCGGACTTGTCCCGGCAACTACTTCTTCCCCGTCGACATCCCAGCGCAGACACTCCAACGCGAGTACGGCGTACTCGCCATGCCGGTCAGCGTGTTCGGCGAGAACAGTTGGTCCGGCTCCATCCTGACCAGCCTTGCTGACGCGTTCGGCCCGACCCCGACGGCGGCACGATGA